A single genomic interval of Bartonella sp. HY328 harbors:
- a CDS encoding Phenylacetic acid catabolic protein, whose amino-acid sequence MMKQDWSGKGGLKDYLKNGGRLLSIEEVIDPYREELLQTLAAFFDSELAVSAGFTCLLDMVPNIQMRVNVARLIAEKAEHAKALLDMMGEFGEKRPEYLNRLYGAEGFDWAARLKRDSDLSLGASISLDKRVPVLYYPIENWLDAVIMYVLMEKAAYILIGELGQIFYKPLAMACQLVMTSERQHANLSREELLRLAKGAYKNGTLEKIEASFNYWLQRTRANFDPDNLPYFERLRALGLPHRSNQEMLNLFNLRVDDLRLSLNLVMRL is encoded by the coding sequence ATGATGAAACAAGATTGGAGTGGAAAAGGCGGCCTTAAAGATTACCTTAAAAATGGTGGTCGGTTGTTATCGATTGAAGAAGTCATCGATCCTTATCGGGAAGAATTATTGCAAACCCTTGCCGCTTTTTTTGATAGCGAACTTGCAGTATCGGCAGGCTTTACGTGTCTACTTGATATGGTGCCTAATATACAAATGCGGGTGAATGTTGCCCGTTTGATTGCTGAAAAAGCAGAACATGCCAAGGCCTTACTTGATATGATGGGTGAATTTGGCGAGAAAAGGCCGGAATATCTCAATCGCTTATATGGCGCCGAAGGTTTTGATTGGGCTGCCCGTCTTAAGCGCGATAGTGATCTTTCATTGGGGGCTAGCATCAGTTTAGATAAGCGAGTGCCAGTGCTTTATTATCCAATTGAAAACTGGCTGGATGCGGTCATAATGTATGTGCTTATGGAAAAGGCCGCCTATATTTTAATTGGTGAATTGGGACAAATATTTTATAAGCCATTGGCAATGGCTTGCCAACTTGTCATGACTTCAGAGCGCCAACATGCCAATCTTAGCCGCGAAGAATTATTGCGCCTTGCCAAAGGTGCCTATAAAAATGGAACTCTTGAAAAAATAGAAGCTTCTTTTAACTATTGGTTACAACGAACTAGGGCAAATTTTGATCCTGATAATTTACCCTATTTTGAGCGATTGCGGGCTTTGGGGCTTCCACATCGGTCAAACCAAGAAATGCTGAATCTGTTTAATCTAAGGGTTGATGACCTACGCCTTTCTTTAAATCTTGTGATGCGTCTTTAA